From the genome of Pseudarthrobacter sp. NIBRBAC000502772:
GGAGCGAGGGGCCGCTGCGGTACTCGTTGCAATCTCTATGGTGGTTCTACTGGGCTTCGGCGCGCTGGCGGTAGACGTCGGAGCCATGTATGCAGAGAAAGCTCAGTTGCAGAACGGAGCAGACGCGACTGCCCTCGCCATTGCAGGCGATTGCGCAAAAGGTCTTAACTGTGCCGCGGCAATGACTGACTCTGATAACCGGCTCGCTGACGACAACGCTAACGATGCCTCCAGCGGGGTTTTCTCGGTTACCCAACCAAATACCAACACTGTTCGCGTTGAGACCAACGCCCAAGCACCGGGTTCCACGGACGATAGCTTCGCCTTGTACTTTGCCCGGGTCTTGGGCCATGAGAGCAGCGTCATTCACGCCAGAGCTGAGGCCACCTGGGGCACTCCTTCAGTAGCGAAGACTTTGCCCTGGACAATCAGCGAGTGCGTGTTCAAGCAGTTTCTGTCGCCCTCGCAGCTTGCCGAATTCAACTCAACGCAGACCTTTACAGGTCTGCCTGTTCCCACTCGCATTCTTTTCCGCTATGACAACAATGTGCCAACGTACCCGGGCTGCGCTGCGGATAACGGCTATGCCCCTGGTGGGTTTGGCTGGTTGGACACCGACAGTGGCTGCACAACCGACATCGACGTGGCCAACAGCGAAGTGGGCAGCAACCCTGGCAACGACCTACCGAATGTCTGCCATGACATGCCGGCGACGATCAAAGACTCACCGGTCCTCATTCCGGTGTTCACCGATGCCACCCAGAATGGCCAGAAGACGCAGTACGAATTGGCTGGCTTTCTCGCGTTCCAAGTAACCGGCTTTAAGTTCGGCGGTGGTCCTGCGCTCACAGACCTCGACCCCCTCGCGCCCAACTGCCCTGGTGGCAACTGCCGCGGCATACAGGGCTATTTCACCCGCTTCGTCTCTCTAGAAGAGGGACTGTCTCTGTCTGGCGGGATACCTAATTACGGAGCGTCCGTAATTGCACTTTCGGAATGAATCCAAAGAATTCCGCCCGTTCAACCGACAAGCATCAATTCTAGAAGGAGCACTCAAGTGAAATCTCGCCTACTGGGAGGCATTGCGGCACTAGTGTTGGCAATCAT
Proteins encoded in this window:
- a CDS encoding TadE/TadG family type IV pilus assembly protein, which codes for MRWLNLTSKVDGKGPEQVHGKERGAAAVLVAISMVVLLGFGALAVDVGAMYAEKAQLQNGADATALAIAGDCAKGLNCAAAMTDSDNRLADDNANDASSGVFSVTQPNTNTVRVETNAQAPGSTDDSFALYFARVLGHESSVIHARAEATWGTPSVAKTLPWTISECVFKQFLSPSQLAEFNSTQTFTGLPVPTRILFRYDNNVPTYPGCAADNGYAPGGFGWLDTDSGCTTDIDVANSEVGSNPGNDLPNVCHDMPATIKDSPVLIPVFTDATQNGQKTQYELAGFLAFQVTGFKFGGGPALTDLDPLAPNCPGGNCRGIQGYFTRFVSLEEGLSLSGGIPNYGASVIALSE